One genomic region from Bacillus sp. SLBN-46 encodes:
- a CDS encoding MMPL family transporter — protein sequence MNTIIKGKWFILAAWIAVIATFFLIAPNMEALVREKGQISVPEGYSSTIAEKILNDVQSSENKGRDLQTALVFHSDKKLTNKDFAQAEKAVSTLEKNKKELGITEILTHFKQEELKDQLVSKDGKTILVSVKVTANNREAKEISKDLYDAIDQIKLDHYYTGNWVISEDLITNSQEGLKKTEGITVGFILVVLLLVFRSAVAPIIPLVTVGFSYLTAQSIVALLVDKVDFPLSTFTQIFLVAVLFGIGTDYCILLLSRFKEEMAEGKDVTEAIITTYRTAGKTVFFSGVAVMIGFASIGLSTFQLYKSAAAVAVGVAILLIALVTVVPFFMAVLGKKLFWPSKGNLEHGDSKFWGFMGKFALARPLIAFILVALISVPFLFTYDDQLSFNSLEEISDEYPSIKGFNIISDSFGPGESMPTQIVIKNDDQMNTSEYIAITEKISQELKKVNDVDSVRSVTRPTGNLIDDFYLSKQVAGLGDGLGQSNEGIKKISDGLEEAVTQMTSNQPKMQEATDGISQLITGTNTIKTKLGELQGGLSQIEQGLKAGSIGAGKAKKGLEQIKVNSADILAGSKQLLEGYKKAESGLGTLRENYEKTASGIENLHQALLSTNPYFSNLEKDYIGIQENQNYQTIKQTVQGSQSATKELSAGMDQLNTSLKGAQDGIAYANSKFTEIIAGQEALIKGMEQIISGINQLEGYLNQMADGQAKAVDGIPQFTGGLNTISEGQKQLLTGFETTKSQTMVLSDGLAQSADGLNKVYDGLDSAQDYLSAVSKQKQNGFYIPQEVLNSKDFEQALNAYMSKDRKVMTLDVVFNKNPYSNEAIDRIPEIKQAVKRAVKDTKLENAKVAVGGVSSMHHDLDTISKADYSRTVVLMLVGISIILIILLRSLIMPLYLIGSLVLTYFTSMAISETIFVNWLGYTGISWAVPFFAFVILVALGIDYSIFLMDRFNEYRDMSVQQAILLSMKKMGTVIISAAVILGGTFAAMMPSGVLSLLEIATILLIGLALYSLVFLPLFVPVMVKTFGQANWWPFIKK from the coding sequence TTGAATACGATTATCAAAGGAAAATGGTTCATTCTAGCCGCATGGATTGCAGTGATCGCTACCTTTTTTTTGATTGCGCCAAATATGGAAGCCCTTGTACGGGAGAAAGGACAAATTTCCGTTCCAGAAGGCTACTCTTCAACCATTGCTGAGAAAATTCTAAATGACGTTCAATCCAGTGAAAATAAAGGCAGAGACTTACAAACTGCACTCGTGTTCCATAGCGATAAGAAATTGACCAACAAAGATTTTGCGCAAGCAGAAAAAGCGGTTTCAACACTTGAAAAAAATAAAAAAGAACTTGGTATCACAGAAATCCTCACTCATTTTAAACAGGAGGAATTAAAAGACCAGCTTGTTTCGAAAGATGGAAAAACGATTTTGGTTTCTGTGAAGGTAACAGCAAATAATCGGGAAGCAAAAGAAATCTCAAAAGATTTGTATGATGCCATTGATCAAATTAAACTCGATCATTATTACACAGGGAATTGGGTAATTAGTGAAGATCTCATTACCAATTCTCAAGAAGGATTGAAAAAAACAGAGGGCATCACCGTTGGATTCATTCTGGTTGTCCTTTTACTTGTTTTTAGATCCGCTGTAGCCCCGATTATTCCATTGGTAACAGTAGGTTTTAGTTACCTTACTGCCCAATCCATTGTCGCACTGTTAGTTGATAAGGTTGATTTTCCGCTATCAACCTTTACTCAGATTTTTTTAGTAGCTGTTCTTTTTGGAATAGGAACGGACTATTGTATTTTGCTCCTCAGCCGTTTTAAAGAAGAAATGGCTGAAGGGAAAGATGTAACTGAAGCTATTATCACTACTTATCGTACTGCAGGTAAGACGGTATTCTTTAGTGGTGTTGCCGTCATGATTGGATTTGCATCCATCGGACTTTCCACATTCCAGCTTTATAAATCTGCTGCTGCGGTAGCTGTTGGTGTAGCCATTTTGTTAATCGCACTCGTCACCGTCGTCCCTTTCTTCATGGCTGTATTGGGCAAAAAACTGTTCTGGCCCTCAAAGGGGAACCTTGAGCACGGTGACAGTAAATTCTGGGGCTTTATGGGTAAATTTGCGTTAGCACGTCCCTTAATCGCTTTTATCCTAGTGGCTCTTATATCCGTACCATTCTTATTTACCTATGATGACCAATTATCATTTAACTCGCTTGAAGAAATTAGCGATGAATACCCTTCTATAAAGGGCTTCAATATTATCTCTGATTCATTTGGACCTGGTGAATCCATGCCAACTCAAATTGTCATTAAAAATGATGATCAAATGAACACATCGGAATACATTGCGATTACAGAAAAGATTAGTCAAGAGTTAAAAAAAGTGAACGATGTAGACAGCGTACGTTCTGTCACACGTCCAACCGGCAATCTTATTGACGATTTCTATCTTTCTAAACAAGTAGCTGGTCTTGGTGACGGACTAGGACAAAGTAATGAAGGAATTAAAAAAATCAGTGATGGTCTTGAAGAGGCTGTCACTCAAATGACCTCTAATCAACCGAAAATGCAGGAAGCAACTGATGGAATTAGTCAGTTAATTACGGGTACCAATACGATAAAAACAAAATTGGGAGAGCTACAAGGAGGTCTCTCACAGATTGAACAGGGACTGAAAGCTGGTTCTATAGGGGCTGGTAAGGCTAAAAAAGGGTTGGAGCAGATTAAGGTAAATTCTGCTGATATTTTAGCCGGAAGTAAACAACTCCTTGAAGGATACAAAAAAGCAGAATCTGGGTTAGGTACTCTTAGAGAGAATTATGAGAAAACAGCAAGCGGAATAGAAAATCTACACCAAGCTTTATTATCCACAAATCCATATTTTAGTAATTTAGAAAAAGATTATATTGGTATACAAGAGAATCAAAACTATCAAACTATTAAACAGACTGTTCAGGGCTCTCAATCAGCTACTAAAGAATTGTCTGCAGGGATGGATCAACTAAATACTAGCTTAAAAGGTGCCCAAGATGGGATCGCTTATGCCAACAGTAAATTTACTGAAATAATTGCAGGTCAGGAAGCGTTAATTAAAGGGATGGAGCAAATCATCTCAGGTATCAACCAACTAGAAGGCTATCTCAATCAAATGGCTGATGGTCAGGCAAAAGCAGTTGATGGGATTCCGCAATTTACTGGGGGATTAAATACTATTAGTGAGGGTCAGAAGCAGCTTCTTACAGGGTTTGAAACAACGAAAAGTCAAACGATGGTGCTTTCAGACGGATTGGCCCAAAGTGCTGATGGTCTAAATAAAGTATATGATGGACTAGATTCTGCACAAGATTATCTTTCCGCTGTGTCTAAGCAAAAACAGAATGGCTTTTACATTCCACAAGAAGTGCTTAACAGCAAGGACTTTGAGCAGGCTCTGAATGCCTATATGTCAAAGGACCGAAAAGTGATGACCCTTGATGTGGTTTTCAATAAAAATCCTTATTCGAATGAAGCAATTGACCGTATTCCAGAAATTAAGCAGGCGGTCAAACGAGCAGTCAAGGATACTAAGCTTGAGAATGCGAAAGTAGCAGTTGGCGGTGTTTCCAGCATGCACCATGATTTAGACACCATTTCAAAAGCTGATTATTCTCGTACAGTTGTCTTAATGTTGGTAGGTATTAGTATTATATTAATTATTTTACTTCGCTCGCTCATTATGCCACTCTATTTAATCGGCTCATTAGTCTTAACCTACTTTACATCCATGGCCATTTCAGAAACGATTTTTGTGAATTGGTTAGGTTATACAGGTATCAGCTGGGCAGTTCCATTCTTCGCATTTGTCATTCTGGTGGCGCTAGGTATCGACTACAGCATATTCTTAATGGATCGATTTAACGAATATCGAGATATGTCAGTCCAACAAGCAATTCTTCTCTCTATGAAAAAAATGGGCACAGTCATTATTTCTGCAGCCGTTATTCTTGGTGGTACTTTCGCAGCGATGATGCCATCAGGTGTATTATCATTGCTTGAAATAGCTACCATTCTATTAATTGGATTGGCCTTATACTCACTCGTGTTTTTACCACTATTCGTACCAGTTATGGTCAAAACCTTCGGTCAAGCCAACTGGTGGCCATTTATAAAAAAATAA
- a CDS encoding alanine/glycine:cation symporter family protein codes for MEQFVNWLSGIIWSPALIYLCLGVGLFYSFATRFLQVRHMKDIIPLMFKGGKSDAGISSFQALTLALSGRVGTGNIAGVATAIAFGGPGAVFWMWTIAFLGAGSAFVEAALGQVYKVKQNGQFRGGPAYYIEKGLKMKWYAVLFAIVTVIATGVLLPGVQANSIAASVDNAFGISPAITGAALVIFLAAIIFGGVKRIARVAEFVVPFMALGYILVAVIIVAMNISELPGVLKLIFSSAFGADAAFGGILGAAISWGVKRGIYSNEAGQGTAPHAAAAAEVSHPAKQGIVQAFSVYVDTLFVCSATAFMILITGMYNVAPEGKAQIVNNLGDIEPGPAYTQSAVESVMPGFGAPFVAISLFFFAFTTIMAYYYMAETNLAYINQKVKRVWTDYVLKIAILGMVFYGSVKTAGLAWTLGDIGVGSMAWLNIIAILLLTKPALKVLKDYEAQLKDGKDPVFDPVKLGIKDADFWEQEYSKPLEKEEKTG; via the coding sequence ATGGAACAGTTTGTTAATTGGCTCAGTGGGATTATTTGGAGCCCGGCACTCATTTATTTATGCTTAGGTGTAGGTTTATTTTACTCTTTTGCTACAAGGTTTCTGCAAGTAAGACATATGAAGGACATTATTCCTTTAATGTTTAAAGGCGGAAAATCAGATGCTGGAATCTCATCCTTCCAAGCATTAACCCTTGCCTTATCTGGTCGTGTCGGGACTGGTAACATCGCCGGCGTGGCAACAGCTATTGCCTTTGGTGGACCTGGTGCAGTGTTTTGGATGTGGACTATTGCCTTCCTAGGCGCAGGTTCAGCATTTGTTGAAGCAGCTTTAGGTCAGGTATATAAGGTGAAACAAAACGGACAATTCCGTGGTGGGCCTGCCTATTACATAGAAAAAGGATTAAAGATGAAATGGTATGCGGTCCTTTTTGCCATTGTAACTGTTATTGCTACAGGAGTCCTCTTACCTGGGGTTCAAGCAAATAGTATTGCGGCTAGTGTGGATAATGCATTTGGAATTAGCCCAGCAATCACTGGTGCTGCTCTAGTCATTTTTCTAGCAGCAATCATTTTTGGCGGTGTTAAACGGATTGCGCGTGTTGCTGAATTCGTTGTCCCTTTCATGGCTTTAGGTTATATCCTCGTTGCCGTTATTATTGTTGCAATGAATATTTCAGAACTACCAGGGGTATTAAAACTAATTTTCTCTAGTGCATTCGGTGCAGATGCTGCATTTGGAGGAATTTTAGGTGCAGCTATTTCTTGGGGAGTTAAGCGTGGTATTTATTCGAATGAAGCAGGACAAGGTACTGCTCCACATGCTGCAGCTGCAGCCGAGGTTTCTCACCCTGCAAAACAAGGGATTGTTCAAGCCTTTTCCGTATATGTGGATACATTATTTGTGTGTTCTGCCACTGCGTTCATGATTCTTATCACTGGAATGTATAATGTTGCACCAGAGGGTAAGGCTCAAATTGTCAACAACCTTGGTGATATCGAACCAGGTCCAGCGTACACTCAATCTGCTGTTGAATCAGTGATGCCAGGTTTTGGTGCTCCATTTGTAGCAATTTCTTTATTCTTCTTCGCATTTACGACCATTATGGCATATTATTATATGGCAGAAACAAACCTTGCCTATATCAATCAAAAAGTAAAACGTGTGTGGACTGACTATGTGCTCAAAATTGCTATTTTAGGAATGGTATTCTATGGCAGTGTGAAAACAGCAGGCCTTGCATGGACATTAGGTGATATTGGAGTTGGAAGTATGGCTTGGTTAAATATTATTGCCATTCTCCTTCTGACAAAACCAGCACTTAAAGTGCTTAAAGACTATGAGGCACAGCTTAAAGATGGAAAAGATCCGGTGTTTGATCCTGTAAAGTTAGGGATTAAAGATGCAGATTTCTGGGAGCAAGAATATTCTAAGCCTCTTGAGAAAGAAGAAAAAACTGGATGA
- a CDS encoding TerD family protein encodes MGVTLSKGQKVDLTKSYPGLQNVVVGLGWNISHMGSNFDLDASAFLLGESGKANSDQDFVFYNHPSGGNGAIIYSGDNRTGAGERDDEQIRIDLTRVPAHIHRIAFTITIHDAQVKGQNFGQVSDSYVRIFNELTNEELMRFNLGRDFTVETAIVAAELYRHNGEWKFNAIASGFQGGLAALCRNFGITVDDPPVSAPSTLPYQQSTNQPNVTTNYSQQSQTYQQNNRNPYQQSQGMQTSYQQPVHLQPDSAFQQPSYGYPAQSAFPSTSASNQTYGGDEIVCPRCHSSNVRTGKKGFGLGKAAIGGLILGPVGLLGGFIGKNQLKFSCNNCGSTWSPSQTDYAEWANNQKRRAQELFNRYKSQDVLEAVVAACALVAMADGYLDAVERQKMLEFVHQSDELRVFDTNKVIQKFNFFVSRIENDRMMGRAEAFRALGKIRTKPEIARLVARYCIAIGYADGNFDNNEKQMVADICRELGLNPAEFLS; translated from the coding sequence GTGGGTGTAACTCTTAGCAAAGGGCAAAAAGTGGATTTAACGAAATCATATCCTGGCCTTCAAAATGTTGTAGTCGGCTTAGGGTGGAATATTAGTCATATGGGATCAAACTTTGATTTGGATGCTTCAGCATTTTTACTAGGAGAATCTGGCAAGGCAAACAGTGATCAAGACTTTGTTTTTTACAATCATCCCTCTGGTGGGAATGGTGCCATCATTTATAGCGGTGACAACCGCACAGGAGCTGGGGAGCGAGACGACGAACAAATCAGAATAGATTTAACTCGTGTCCCAGCCCACATTCACCGTATCGCTTTTACGATCACGATTCACGATGCACAGGTCAAGGGGCAAAATTTTGGACAAGTATCCGATTCTTATGTTCGTATCTTTAATGAATTGACCAACGAAGAATTAATGAGATTTAACCTTGGCAGAGATTTTACCGTGGAAACTGCGATAGTTGCTGCTGAATTATACCGGCATAATGGAGAATGGAAATTCAATGCGATCGCTAGCGGCTTTCAAGGCGGCTTAGCAGCATTATGCCGGAATTTTGGGATTACTGTTGATGACCCTCCTGTGAGTGCGCCATCGACATTGCCCTACCAACAATCTACTAACCAACCAAACGTTACCACTAACTATAGTCAGCAATCACAAACGTACCAACAAAATAATAGAAATCCATACCAGCAAAGCCAAGGAATGCAAACCTCCTACCAACAGCCAGTTCATCTTCAACCAGACTCAGCGTTCCAGCAGCCTTCTTATGGATATCCGGCACAGTCTGCCTTTCCATCGACTTCTGCTTCCAACCAAACGTATGGTGGAGATGAAATTGTATGTCCTCGTTGTCATTCCTCTAATGTTCGAACGGGTAAAAAAGGATTTGGACTAGGAAAAGCCGCTATCGGAGGGTTAATCCTTGGCCCAGTTGGTTTACTTGGCGGCTTTATTGGAAAGAATCAACTAAAGTTCTCTTGTAATAACTGTGGCAGTACATGGTCCCCTTCGCAAACAGATTATGCGGAATGGGCAAATAATCAAAAAAGAAGAGCACAAGAATTATTTAATCGTTATAAAAGCCAGGATGTTCTTGAAGCCGTTGTAGCCGCTTGTGCATTAGTGGCTATGGCCGATGGTTATTTAGATGCGGTGGAGCGTCAAAAAATGCTGGAATTTGTTCATCAAAGCGATGAATTACGAGTCTTTGACACAAATAAGGTCATTCAGAAATTCAACTTCTTTGTTTCTAGAATTGAAAATGATCGGATGATGGGCCGAGCAGAAGCGTTCCGAGCACTTGGAAAAATAAGAACCAAACCTGAAATAGCCCGATTAGTTGCACGTTATTGTATTGCAATCGGCTATGCAGATGGAAATTTTGACAACAATGAAAAACAAATGGTGGCTGATATCTGTCGTGAACTTGGCTTAAACCCTGCTGAATTCCTTTCATAA
- the selB gene encoding selenocysteine-specific translation elongation factor, with product MAGHIDHGKTSLTKALTNVDTDRLKEEKERQISIELGFAPLYEDDEIQISVIDVPGHERFIRQMIAGVAGIDLVVLVVAADEGVMPQTREHLDILKFLGVKNGLIAISKIDRVDEEFIELVKDDILEELMGTVFEEAPFVLVDSLSGKGIEEIKNVIIKTLKEQEMRDAKGAFRLPIDQVFTVKGQGTVVRGTVYEGTVEEGQVLKIMPKGLEVRARQIQVHHKPAQKAYAGQRTAINLSSISKEDLDRGDVLVSSEHFIVTKTVDVAIRVVEDLEHMVKQRMPIKLHIGTAEVMGRIVFFDRNEIKEENGEILCQLRLEEEILTKRGDRFILRRPSPQETIGGGWVIDPRGSKYRFGNQTIEELEKKKVGSPKERITAALIEAKSLPLAELIKRTALDEAILIQHLDNPEFVFYNGKEYTLQLLINAIEEDIFDRLQEFHLSHSMKTGINKAELLQTMQKGFPKSLLDFVVENGITKGVFNRKEQFVFLASFVPHVPKNWSRRTENLLEEMKKDGLKVRYLKDYFSAAGIPENLVFDLKRFLEDQALIIPLDEQFAYHGEIFSEAVSKLQSQTGSEFEVGEAKDILDLSRKYMIPFLERLDAKGLTKRVENKRKWVR from the coding sequence ATGGCAGGGCATATTGATCACGGGAAAACATCCTTAACGAAAGCGCTGACCAATGTGGATACAGATCGGTTAAAAGAAGAAAAAGAACGACAAATCTCCATCGAATTGGGATTTGCTCCTCTGTATGAAGATGACGAAATACAGATTTCAGTGATAGATGTTCCAGGCCATGAACGGTTTATTAGGCAAATGATAGCTGGAGTAGCGGGAATCGATTTGGTGGTGTTAGTGGTAGCTGCGGATGAAGGCGTTATGCCGCAAACTAGGGAGCATTTAGATATTTTAAAATTCTTAGGTGTAAAAAATGGTCTGATTGCCATCTCTAAAATTGATAGGGTAGATGAAGAATTCATTGAACTTGTTAAGGATGATATTTTAGAAGAGCTAATGGGGACTGTTTTTGAAGAAGCCCCTTTTGTACTTGTAGACAGTTTATCAGGAAAGGGCATTGAGGAAATAAAAAATGTGATTATTAAAACGCTAAAAGAACAGGAAATGCGAGATGCGAAAGGGGCATTCCGTCTGCCAATCGATCAAGTGTTTACCGTGAAAGGTCAAGGAACCGTTGTTCGTGGAACTGTTTATGAGGGAACGGTGGAAGAGGGACAAGTGCTGAAGATCATGCCTAAAGGACTGGAAGTAAGAGCACGGCAGATTCAGGTCCATCATAAGCCTGCACAAAAAGCCTATGCAGGCCAAAGGACCGCGATTAACCTCTCGAGTATTTCAAAGGAAGATTTAGATCGGGGGGATGTTCTCGTTTCCTCCGAGCATTTTATTGTTACAAAAACAGTAGATGTAGCTATCCGTGTGGTTGAGGATCTTGAACATATGGTCAAGCAGCGGATGCCAATTAAACTGCATATTGGAACAGCAGAGGTTATGGGCAGAATTGTTTTCTTTGATCGTAACGAAATTAAAGAGGAAAATGGAGAAATCCTTTGCCAGCTTCGTCTGGAAGAAGAAATCCTAACAAAGCGGGGCGACCGCTTTATTTTACGCAGACCTAGCCCACAAGAAACCATCGGCGGTGGCTGGGTAATTGATCCACGCGGTAGCAAGTACCGATTCGGGAACCAAACCATAGAAGAGCTGGAAAAGAAAAAAGTAGGTTCACCAAAAGAACGGATTACTGCGGCTCTAATTGAAGCGAAGAGTCTTCCGTTAGCTGAGTTAATAAAACGTACTGCACTAGATGAAGCAATATTAATTCAGCATTTAGATAACCCTGAATTTGTTTTCTACAATGGAAAAGAGTACACATTACAATTATTAATTAATGCCATAGAAGAAGACATATTCGATCGATTACAGGAATTTCATCTGTCTCATTCAATGAAAACTGGTATAAATAAAGCTGAGTTGTTACAAACCATGCAAAAAGGATTCCCAAAATCCTTACTTGATTTTGTCGTGGAAAATGGAATAACTAAAGGAGTATTTAATCGGAAAGAACAATTTGTATTCCTGGCTTCCTTTGTACCACATGTTCCAAAAAACTGGTCAAGGCGGACAGAGAATTTGCTGGAGGAAATGAAAAAGGATGGCTTAAAAGTCCGCTACCTGAAAGACTATTTTTCAGCAGCAGGCATTCCTGAAAATCTTGTATTTGATTTAAAAAGGTTTTTAGAGGACCAAGCACTAATCATACCGTTAGATGAGCAATTTGCCTATCACGGAGAAATTTTTTCTGAGGCTGTTAGTAAGCTTCAAAGTCAAACCGGATCTGAATTTGAGGTCGGCGAAGCAAAGGACATCCTAGACTTATCGAGAAAATATATGATTCCATTTTTAGAAAGATTGGATGCCAAAGGATTAACAAAAAGAGTAGAAAATAAGCGCAAATGGGTTAGATAA
- a CDS encoding Nramp family divalent metal transporter, translated as MSQTESLAVKGAQAAEHRTVAAARDAINGKVKGIRALLPFLGPAFIASIAYIDPGNFATNIQSGARFGYKMLWVIVLANLMAMLLQNMSGKLGIATGRSLPEICRDYMPKWLVLIMWIVSELAAMATDLAEFLGATLALNLLAGIPMLFATIITGVVTYLILLLEKYGFRPLEKFIAAFAVLIGLCYLVETVLSQPDLSQIAYHSVVPWLGNNESILLAVGVIGATVMPHAIYLHSSLTQGRIVPRNDSEKVKIQKFSTKEIFIAMTLAGFVNLSMMYMAASVFNSSGHSQIADIQSAYHTLTPLLGSAAASVFLISLLASGISSSVVGTMAGQVIMQGFVGFTIPLWFRRLITMLPTVIIVAIGVDPTRTLVISQVVLSIVLPFPIIALIYFTQKKDLMGVLTNKRITTVLATLFAITILGLNVWLVIQTFLG; from the coding sequence ATGAGCCAGACCGAATCACTAGCAGTTAAAGGGGCTCAAGCAGCAGAACACCGAACAGTCGCTGCCGCTAGAGATGCCATAAACGGAAAGGTTAAAGGCATACGGGCTTTACTGCCGTTCCTTGGGCCCGCCTTCATTGCCTCCATTGCTTATATTGATCCAGGGAATTTTGCTACTAACATTCAGAGCGGTGCACGCTTTGGTTATAAAATGTTATGGGTAATTGTTTTAGCCAACTTAATGGCTATGCTTTTACAAAACATGTCAGGAAAACTAGGTATTGCAACAGGTAGAAGTCTCCCTGAAATTTGCCGGGATTATATGCCAAAATGGCTTGTACTAATTATGTGGATTGTTTCAGAGTTAGCAGCAATGGCAACCGATCTTGCAGAATTTTTAGGAGCAACACTGGCCTTAAACCTTCTTGCAGGTATACCAATGTTATTTGCTACTATTATTACCGGGGTTGTTACCTATTTAATATTATTGTTAGAAAAGTATGGATTTCGCCCACTTGAAAAATTCATTGCAGCATTTGCCGTATTGATTGGGTTGTGTTACTTAGTGGAAACCGTTCTTTCCCAACCAGATCTTTCTCAAATTGCCTATCATAGTGTTGTCCCATGGCTAGGCAATAATGAAAGTATCCTGCTTGCAGTTGGAGTAATCGGTGCTACTGTTATGCCACATGCGATTTATTTACACTCCAGTTTAACTCAAGGACGGATTGTTCCTCGAAATGACTCAGAAAAAGTGAAAATCCAAAAGTTTAGTACAAAAGAGATTTTCATTGCTATGACCTTAGCTGGTTTCGTTAATTTATCGATGATGTACATGGCGGCATCTGTCTTCAATTCTTCTGGTCACAGTCAAATTGCTGACATTCAATCTGCCTATCACACACTCACTCCGTTGCTTGGCTCTGCCGCAGCTAGTGTGTTTCTCATTTCCTTACTTGCCTCAGGGATTTCAAGTTCTGTGGTTGGTACAATGGCTGGACAGGTGATTATGCAAGGGTTTGTTGGTTTTACCATACCGCTTTGGTTCCGTCGTCTGATTACCATGCTCCCAACGGTAATTATCGTGGCCATTGGGGTGGATCCAACTCGAACCCTTGTTATTAGCCAGGTTGTTCTAAGTATTGTTTTGCCTTTTCCCATTATTGCATTAATCTACTTTACCCAAAAGAAAGATCTAATGGGGGTATTAACGAATAAACGTATCACAACAGTATTAGCCACACTATTTGCCATAACTATTTTAGGGTTAAATGTATGGTTAGTCATTCAGACGTTTTTAGGCTAA
- a CDS encoding VOC family protein: MEKVTPFLMFQDGKAEEAMNYYTSLIEDSAITNIVRYGANESGDEGTVMQATFTLKGQEFMCIDSNVKHQFSFTPSFSIFVTCNSEEELDNLYQKLNEGGQALMPLGDYGFSKKFGWLNDRFGVSWQLNLPK; encoded by the coding sequence TTGGAAAAGGTCACACCATTTTTAATGTTTCAAGATGGCAAAGCAGAAGAAGCAATGAATTATTACACATCTCTGATTGAGGATTCAGCAATTACAAATATTGTTCGATATGGTGCAAATGAAAGTGGGGATGAAGGAACTGTCATGCAGGCTACTTTCACTTTAAAAGGTCAAGAATTTATGTGCATTGACAGTAATGTGAAACATCAGTTTTCCTTCACACCTTCGTTCTCAATATTTGTTACTTGTAATTCTGAAGAAGAACTTGACAATCTTTATCAGAAACTGAACGAAGGTGGACAAGCACTTATGCCACTAGGAGATTATGGTTTCAGTAAGAAGTTTGGCTGGCTAAATGACCGTTTTGGAGTTTCGTGGCAACTAAATCTACCTAAATAA
- a CDS encoding DNA/RNA non-specific endonuclease yields the protein MNKRIFLILFTVILISVFVGCGKITEHTSSKKVQSPTSTASKTVEANKSTSAIDTDKPTSDSDSNKSVPASSTIKATGTTDGFDYSKYTLIVVNGGDMSGYRQPNVKVDVGFGEREYWAYTNEYGQLIRVEAKNITLQNPNTEHVLSSGRYYADEAKVPGTESPELDQGHVIADSLGGVSNAYNITPQNSILNRHGDQAYMEKVIRDAGGCTDFVAVIQYPNTQTQIPNHYKFTYKIQGRPITDEFDNVNPDEVNKNLGNTTGTSNTPPKTDNVPANETVSSNEDVSKVDTNHNGKVTIAEAKAAGFKMPITRDSWLYKYMDDRDGDGLVGE from the coding sequence GTGAACAAAAGAATATTTTTGATTTTATTTACTGTGATTTTAATATCTGTATTTGTGGGTTGCGGAAAAATCACTGAACATACTTCGTCAAAAAAAGTACAATCCCCAACGAGCACGGCTTCTAAGACTGTTGAAGCCAATAAGAGTACATCTGCCATTGACACAGATAAACCAACCAGTGATAGTGACTCCAACAAAAGTGTTCCTGCATCTAGCACTATAAAGGCAACAGGTACAACGGACGGATTTGATTACAGCAAATATACCCTAATTGTAGTAAACGGCGGGGATATGTCAGGATATAGACAGCCGAATGTCAAAGTCGATGTCGGATTTGGAGAACGGGAATATTGGGCGTATACAAATGAATACGGTCAGTTAATTCGTGTCGAGGCGAAAAATATAACACTCCAAAATCCGAATACTGAACATGTTTTATCGTCTGGGAGATACTATGCTGATGAAGCAAAGGTTCCAGGTACAGAGAGTCCAGAATTAGATCAAGGGCATGTGATTGCTGACTCGCTTGGGGGAGTATCTAACGCATATAACATTACACCTCAAAACAGCATTCTCAATAGGCATGGCGACCAAGCTTATATGGAAAAGGTGATTCGAGATGCAGGAGGTTGTACTGATTTTGTAGCAGTCATTCAATATCCAAACACTCAGACGCAAATTCCTAACCATTATAAATTCACATACAAAATTCAAGGCAGACCCATTACAGATGAATTTGACAATGTAAACCCAGATGAAGTGAACAAGAATTTAGGGAATACGACAGGTACGAGCAATACGCCACCGAAAACAGACAATGTTCCAGCAAACGAAACGGTAAGTAGTAATGAAGATGTTAGTAAGGTGGATACCAATCATAATGGAAAAGTTACAATCGCTGAAGCCAAAGCTGCTGGCTTTAAAATGCCAATTACGAGAGATTCATGGCTTTATAAATATATGGATGATCGAGATGGTGATGGCTTAGTAGGTGAATAA